TATAATGTTGACTTCTACAGTCTCCAGAGCAATACCCGCAAATCTATTGTACAGCTGCTGTATTAAGCAGGCACTTTTTATCAACCAGGATCAATTACAACTTCTTATGAGAAGAAATATATCGTTATATCTTTTACTGATCATTGCCGTACTGGCTTCCTGTAAGAAGGAGTACGATGATGTATTCGATGAATCACCAGATGACAGGATCAACGAAACGCTGGCTGCTTATAACAAAACACTGATCAGCGCACCTTACGGATGGAAGGCCCTGGTGTATCCTTCTGCTTTACCCAATACGGCTTTTGGCTTTTACTTCAAATTTGACAGCACCAACAGAGTAGAAATGTTTTCAGATTTTGACTCTTTGTCTGCCGTTACCCCCAAGAAAAGCAGCTTCCGCTTAAAATCATTACAACAGCCCTGCCTGTTGTTTGATACCTATTCCTATATCCACGTGCTGTGTGACCCGGATGCCAGCAAGAATGGTGGCTACTATGGAAAGGGATTATACGCTGACTTTGAATTTTCTATAGATGGTGTCCACGGCGATACTATTAACCTTACAGGACGGCTGAATGGCAGTAAAGCCATCTTCGTCAAAGCTACCTCGCAGGAGGCACAGGATTATTACGATAAAAAACGGAACTGGGACTTCAATCAATTTTCCCGGTTCCTTACTTATTTCAAACTGTTGACGGTGGGTGGTAATAAATACGACATCAACGTTGACAGGTTAACCCGTGAGATCAGGCTTACCTGGATTTCTAATAATGGTGTGAAGACTTTTGCAACAAACTATTATTACGATCCTACCGGCATTACGTTTACTACACCTTTCAGAGATGGCGCCTTATCTATTGACGGTTTCTATGATGTGAAGTGGGATGTTTCTCTGCAAAGGCTGACCATGAAAGCCGGCGACAATACGGCGGCTATAACCAGTGCTATCAGACCCCAGGTACTGGATAGACAGGCAGGACAACGCTGGTATAACGCGGCAGCTTCTACGGGTTCTTACTGGGCCTCTCTGTATGGTTTCCATGTAGATGGTGTAGATGATGCGTATGGTGTGACCAAACTGGATGGATATAACTTCATGTTTTACTACCCCTTATTCAGAGACGGCTTAGACTTTTCAGGTATTCTGCCGGATGGACTGGCATATGGCCCTGCATTTAAGCCGGTATTCAATACAAACGGCGCTGTCGTTTTCCAGGATACGCAGTCAGGATGGGGAGATATTCCTGAAAATTCACTTCCAGCCATAAGACAGATCCTTGCGAAATATCTGGAAAGGGAAGGCTTTTATTTCGTGCAGACAGGCGCTAATACCTATGATATGGTCAATGCGAGAGACGCCAGGAGTTGGATCACCTGGGAAAAGTAAGTGCATTCGCCAGCCCATTAATCAACGAACGAAAT
The DNA window shown above is from Chitinophaga agri and carries:
- a CDS encoding DUF4302 domain-containing protein, encoding MRRNISLYLLLIIAVLASCKKEYDDVFDESPDDRINETLAAYNKTLISAPYGWKALVYPSALPNTAFGFYFKFDSTNRVEMFSDFDSLSAVTPKKSSFRLKSLQQPCLLFDTYSYIHVLCDPDASKNGGYYGKGLYADFEFSIDGVHGDTINLTGRLNGSKAIFVKATSQEAQDYYDKKRNWDFNQFSRFLTYFKLLTVGGNKYDINVDRLTREIRLTWISNNGVKTFATNYYYDPTGITFTTPFRDGALSIDGFYDVKWDVSLQRLTMKAGDNTAAITSAIRPQVLDRQAGQRWYNAAASTGSYWASLYGFHVDGVDDAYGVTKLDGYNFMFYYPLFRDGLDFSGILPDGLAYGPAFKPVFNTNGAVVFQDTQSGWGDIPENSLPAIRQILAKYLEREGFYFVQTGANTYDMVNARDARSWITWEK